The genomic DNA GGTTGATACAGAGGCTGAGTTTGGAGAAGCCAGGCCAGGAGATGAAGAAGAGTCAATATTTGGGTCCTGGTTTTGGGCTGGAAACCAGGCCAAGATGGATTCTGGGGCTAAAGTCAGTTGTGATACcatgccaggggctgaggaggaACCCATTATTGGGTCATGGTTCTGGAATGGAATAGAAGCTTGTGTGGGGACTGAGGTCAGCAACAAGTCTACCCTGAAGGACAAGGAGGAGGTTATTATATCATCTTGGTTTGGGACCACAGAAGAGGTCAGTATAAAGTATGGAACTGGTGCCAGATGCAAATTTATGGCAGAGGCTGAAGAGATCAATAATGAGTCTTGCTTCTGGGATGAAGAAGACCCCTGCATATATACTGCCAATGGAAGCAGGTGGAAGTCTAGGCCAGAGGGGGAACAGGACACTGTTAATTCATCGTTCTGGTCCAGGAAACACACAAGGCCAGAGACCATTATACGGCCCTGGTTACAAGCTGCAGAAGAGGTCAGTACAGACGATGGGACTGGAGAAGAGACCAACCCACTGACAGAGGAGGAGACCATGATCACATCCTGGTTCTGGAAAGGAGATGAAACCATTAGAGTGGCTACAGACAAAGAAGAATCCAGGCCAGATGCTGAGGAGGAGGACATTATTGGTTCTTGGTTCTGGGCTGGAGACGAGGACAGGCTCAAGACAGCAGCTGAAGCTAGAGAAGAGGACAGGCTGGCAGCTGAGGAGGAAGCTATTGTTGGGTCTTGGTTCTGGGCCAGGAAAGAGATCATTAGGAAAGAGGCTGGCTTTTGCAACAAATGCAGTCCAGAGGCTAAAGAGGAGGAAGCCATTGTTGGGTCCTCGTTCTGGGCTGAAAAAGAGGCCAGTATGGAGGCAGGAGCCAGTTTTGAGTCCATTCCAGTGACTGAGGAAGAGGAAATCACTTCCTCAGTCCTGGTTGGGTCCTGGTTTGGGGCTGAAAAAGACAACAGTATAGAGGTTGGGCCTCAGGCAATAGAAGAGAGCAGGCCAAGGACTgaagaagaaatcatttttgGGTCCTGGTCCTGTGCTGCAAAAGAAGTCAGTGTAGAAGCAGAGACATTCTGTGCATTCAATCCAGAGGATGATGAGATAATTGTTGAGTCCTGGTTCTGGTCTGAAGAGAAGGCTATTAACGAGACTGGAACTGTTGTAACTTGTAAGACCAGGCCAGACAATGAGGAAAAGGCAGTTTTTGGGTCCTGGTTTGGAGCTAAAGATGAGGCCAATAACAGGACTGACAATGGGACCAACTGTGAGACCAGGACAGTAGATGAGGAGGATGATCCCATAGTGGGATCCTGGTTCTGGGCAGGAGATGAGGCCCATTTTGAATCAAACCCTAACCCTGTGTTCAGGGCCATTTGCAGGTCTAGGTGTTCATTTGAGCAGGAACCTGATGCTTCACACAGGCCCCAGAGCTGGGAAGAGGTCACTGTTCAGTTCAAGCCTGGTCCATTGGGTAGAGTTGGCTTCCCATCTCCAATACCCTTTAGATTTCCAAAAGAAGCAGCATCTATGTTCTTTGAAATGTTTGGAGGAAAGCCAAAGCACATGGAACTTAACCCAGAAGGGGAAGAGCAGGAATCTTTGCTTCAGCCTGATCAGCCTGATCCTGAGTTCCCATTTCAATATGATCCATCCTACAGGTCAGTCAGGGAAATTCGGGAACATCTTAGGGCCAGAGAGAGTGCAGAACCTGAGAGTTGGTCCTGCAGCTGCATACAGTGTGAGCTTAATATTGGTTCTGAAGAGTTTGAAGAACTCCTTTTATTAATGGACAAAATCCGAGATCCTTTTATTCATGAAATATCTAAAATCGCAATGGGTATGAGAAGTGCTTCTCAATTTACCCAAGATTTCATTCGGGATTCAGGTGTTGTCTCACTTATTGAAACCTTGCTCAATTATTCCTCCTCCCGAGTTAGGACAAGTTTTTTGGAAAACATGATTCGCTTGGCTCCACCATATCCAAATCTAAACATGATTCAGACATATGTATGTCAAATGTGTGAAGAAACCCTTTCTTATAGCTTAGATTCCCCTGAGCAAATTTCTGGAATAAGGATGATTAGACACCTCACTACAACTACTGACTATCACACACTGGTTGCCAAGTATATGTCAGGATTTCTCTCCTTACTAGCCATGGGCAATACCAGAACAAGGTTTCATGTTCTGAAAATACTACTGAATTTGTCTGAAAATCCTGTCATGACAAAAGAACTACTCAGTGCTGAAGCAATGTCAGAATTTATGGGCCTTTTTAACAGGAAAGAGACAAATGACAATACTCAAGTTGTTCTAGCAATGTTTGAGAATATTGGTAACAAAATCAAAAAGGAGATGGTGTTGTTCACTGATGATTTCAGTCTTGAGCCACTTATTTCTGCATTCCATGAAGTTGAGGAGTTTGCTAGGGAactgcaaagcaaaacaaatgatcaaTATGACCCTGAAGCAGGCCAGTAAAATTAGTATGATTAATCACTTGCCTTTGTCCTAATGTTCCTGAGTTAACAATTCCTTGAATAATGTTTTGGTTTACATGGTCGGTTGTGTTGTAATGTACATCTTTATTGCTAGCATTGACTTTGCCCAACTCTGTATGAGCTGAATCATTTTTCTGATGCCAAATGAATATTAGAACTGACAGAACATTTGttgatatttgtgtttttgtctAAATTGTGACACTTAGTATTTCGGCTAGAGTGAACTGAGCCATCATAAGTAAGCCAGCTACCCTTCTGATTGTTGTTCTAGTGTGTTGATGTCTATTTGAGTCTTGTGTTTTCAATAAAGTTCTGTTTTAAAGTTGTCAGAAGTCATCCTTCTCCTTGAACTTAAAATATAGATGCAAAGATAACACAGGAACACACATAGATAATTAATCTATAAATAATATGCTCATTGAAAAAGTTTATTCTGATGACATTAAGTGCAAAGGTTACCATGGGCTGCTACTCAGGGCATACCTCAGGAGAAAAAGAACTCAATTAAGCTGGGCTCTGGAATATATGAAAGACTGGGTGGTGTGAATAAAAGCATGGAGTTGGGAAAAGTTGTTCTATGTGAGTGAGTTACCCAGTCAGACTGGAGTGGCTGGGAAGGGTGTATTAAGGGATAGAGAGGATGAGATAAGTTTTGAAGAAATAAGAAGTTGAATTTTGCATCTCAAAATACGGGTGTTTCATTGATACTgcttaaaagttaaaagaattaagaaagtaCAGAAAATTAACTGAGACAGGAAAACCATTTCTTCATAGTGGTGCCCATGGAAAATGTTATGGTGGTAATACCATAGAGCCTCTAAAAGTGATGAGGTATAGATTTTTCaattgaataagaaaataatgaagcaaaatgCTTTATTTGGTGGAATAGAAAAGACTGGTATTATACATAGAAAGTATAATTccattgtaaaaataaatgtggtaaaTAGACCAAATGTATGCAGTTTTGACTGTAAAACATAACAAAGGAGTAAACAAATGTGAGAGACTACAACTTCAAAATGACTGGCTTGCcaagtaaaaatacatattaaattaaagggaataaactttaaaatttccaaaGTTCCTGAATTCACGCTACATGTTTTTCACATTCAAAAATGTAATACATATTCAGACTGAAGCGAAAGTCAGGCATACAGTTGTTTTGGTTTGGGATAGGGGATTTTGGGCAGTCCAGGTTAAGAGTAAATCtgcaaagttttattattttcaggaaAACAACCAAACATGGTGACcctgtcatttttttatttgtcagGATGGAAAGTGGTGTTTTTTCCTACCTGATTCTGGTATGCAAGGTTTATGGGCATAGAGCAAAGTGGTAGTTTTGCCTGCCCTCACAGTGTTTGTTTTGCTTATCAATATTTTTCAAgacatactgtgtgtgtgtatgtgtgtgtgtgtgttaatatgtCTCCAGAGTATCATacagattaataaaaataacttcctttCCAAACCCCTTCCTCATCAAGTATTCCTTGCCAGCCCTGTGCTGCTAAAGAGCAAGGGCCAGGCCTAGCACTAGCACTGGAAGTTCCAGCTCTAAATCCAGCCTTCCTTCAGCTCTCTATCTTCACCAGGGTCAGGAGCTTCAAATTCTTCTAGCAAGCATCTCAACCTCAGGGGCAGAATATTCTACCATCCATGCTGCAGGGCTGCGGCAGACAGGTTGACTACGTGGTCACGTGAAGCTGGTGGTGGGTCACGTGACCACGCTCTCACTTGCAGAAGCACAGAGGTGTGTCTCACCGAAAGGGGACTGGAAGGACATACACCTGACAACTGACAGATGGCCATGGGAGGAGTGGTAGAATGTTGGGCTGGGTGGGCAGGTGTCTCTCCATCCTGAAAACGGATCTCTCAGGCGACTGGAATTACAGCATTTGTTTTTAGAGGGCACAACCCCTCAGCCAGCGTCTGAGCCAGGATCAGTCTTTTGCCCAGGAGCTCAAGAGGCAGGAAGTCATCCTGCAGGAGGCAAATATGGAGAAGCAGTGGTTGCTGTTGGAGGAGGTGGGTGCGAGGCTGGGAATGGTATCCATGGGACATGGTGGCTGAGAATAGGTCCGGTGCAGGAAGTCCCTAGGACCATCCTgggtctctgcttctctcaccttctgaacacccctcccccactcccaggctCCCCGCCCAGCCCAGCTGTGTGTGACTCCATTACTATGTGTCCGGTAAGGGAGGTGGACTCACGGAGGGAGTTGGCTTTAggggagaccagagagaggaaATGGTGAAGTGACAATTCCTGAACACCCGTGGCGTTTTCTTTGAAAAGGcagggatgggggcgcctgggtggcgcagtcggttaagcgtccgacttcagccaggtcacgatctcgcggtccgtgggttcgagccccgcgtcgggctctgggctgatggctcagagcctggagcctgtttccgattctgtgtctccttctctctctgcccctcccccgttcatgctctgtctctctctgtcccaaaaataaataaacgttgaaaaaaaaaaaacccaatgtttaaaaaaaaaaaaaaaaaaagaaaaggcagggatGGGGACTAATGGGATCTATGATTTACATTACCACACCCAACCTCTCACCTAGTTGGCACTCTTTCTATGCTTTCAAATGGTCAGGATGGCTAAGCTCAATATTGGGGGtgagttggggtgggggatgagagGGGAACAAGATTGACTTTTACTCCAAGGCTCCAACTGCCTGGAGATGTAAGAGCGGAATTAACCTCAATCCTGCCAGCTCTAAGGAAGGTGAGAGGCAACACACTTAAGAGAAAAGaacctgggggcccctgggtggctcagtaggttaagcaactgacttcggctcaggccattatcttgggttcatgggttcaagccccacatcaggctctcctgtcctccccaagcccacttcagatactctgtctccctctctctgccctccccagctcgtgctctctctgtctctcaaaaatacattaaaaattatatatatatgtatatgtatatatatgtgtgtgtgtatgtgtatatacatatatatataatttttacacacacacacacacacatatatatatatatatatatatatatatatatgaattggtAGCTTCAGTATggactaaatgtaaaaaaaaaaaaaaagaggaaggaaccTAGATGCTTTGGGGTCTTCACATAGGATTTCTTATTGATAATCCAGCAAGCTTCTCAACTCCCAAGAGGATCCCTGTATCTCGTCCGGGGCAGCAGTGTTCTTGAGGTCTGCCCTGGATATAAGGTTCTGAAAGGGCCTAGATCCATTGTACTCCCAACAGCTCCCTCCCATCTAGGGATGCAAAGGTAAGTGCTCTGTCTGCTCTATCCTAGGTCCGTCCCTTTCCCATCCTGAGACTTAGAGGAATGTTTCTAGGAACCACCTATAGAAACCATTTTATGGATGGTCCCACAGGTTCCCCTCTGTCAACCTTCactttttcccttgtttttgttttctgggcaAAGCTTTAGACTTGGTGATTTACAGCTCTCCTTTGTGGcacttccttatttttccttatctcttttgGTCAGAGCTCAGAACTGTGAAAGAGCCACAGGATACcaaagttttttaaaggaaaatacagttaggaaaaaataaattttattaattccatTAATTTCTCTATTTGCACATTTTCCAGACTTGAAGCCAGTTGATACATAGAgatctttctcattctttacaGCTGCATAACACTCTCTTGTGCCACCACCATAATTTGTTCAATCACTCTGTATGTGGACATTTATTTCCAATATCTTGCTGTTATAATTAATGGTAGTATAACCTTACGCAAATGTATTTTTGGATGGTTAGAGTTCTGTCTTCAGGACATATTTATAGAAATGGGGATGGTGGATCAAATGATAGTTATGTGCAGTGTAGTTTTATTAGGTAATCCCAAATATCCCTCCAAAGAGGTATTACACATTTTCAcacccaccagcaatgtatgagagtgcCTGTTTTCCTTCAGCCTTGCCAGTTAATatccttttaatatttgtagaatatcTACTGATGTCACCTCTCTTGTTCCTAATGTTAGTAATTgggtcttctgtttttttttttgtttttttttttttttttcattatcattgtgGCTAATATATTACCAGAATCCCACCAAAGGCCAACCTTGCAAGCAGACCTTTTTAGGCTAGCAAATTCAGGTCTGCTGTGTTAACTCTTCTACACATTTGGTGAATGGTGTTAGAACAATTACCTAGTCATTTGGGAAAAACAAAGTTAGATGAGACTCCAATACATATGAGCAAATTCCAGGAAAAATAggtatcttaaatattttaaaagatatgggaggttaaagagaaagaaacactcaTTTACCTAGAATAAATATTCTCTTGTGTTATGTAGAGGAAAATGGACATAGATTCTTATGTAGAGGAAAGTGGACATGGATTCTTTCTATGTAATACTAGTATCTTTTATTAAATAGTCTGCCCTACTCCAATGGTTTCCAATGTCTCCTTTGTAGTGTATGGAGTTGGATTCATATATGTTTCTCAGGTAAATGCTCTCTGGTGTTAGAAATATACAGGTTTGCTTATTGCAGTTTATAATAAGCATTGAGGGTTATCTGAAATGTTATATCCATAATTCACATATGTGATTGGATTCTCCagttaattttatcattttatcatatctttatttttttattatgaaatttattgtcaaattggtttccatacaacacccagtgctcatcccaacaggtgccctcctcaataaccatcacccacccacccctccctcccacctcccataaaccctcagtttgttctcagtttttaggagtctcttatgttttggctccctccctctctaaccactttttttccttcccctcccccatggtcttctgttaagtttctcaggatccacataggagtgaaaacatatggaatctctccttctctgtatgatttatttcacttagcataacactctccagttccatccacgttgctacaaaaagccatatttcattctttctcatttccacgttaattttattatatctttaatATGATATCATTATATTGACTTCTTTGAAACTCTTGGAATTTCAAAATAGGAAAGTGTGTTGGCCAGGCCAAAAAATATGTCTCTGTGTTGCCAAAGCCATTTTGTTGTCTTTCATGAAGACTTTCATGATGGTGCTTATTACCtatatgactttttaaagaatcaacAATTTCTGTACCTAAACCATACCAGATTAGAAGCTGAATTTCCTCACATAGAAAATTAACATCCATTTATATAGGGTAAGCTTATAATTAACAAAATCACAAGGCTTATATAGAATCCAGAGTatcagtttacttatttgtacAGAGAAATAGCAAcatcagaggaaataaaataatataatccaGTGGATTTTCTCACTGTACAACTGtaggaaattaaaatcaaaatcaaaaggtcaattaacttgaatttaaaagcacttttttcatatatatatttttttttgagagagagagagagagggagagagggagagcataagttggggaagagcagagagagggagggggagaatcttaagtaggctccacactcagcatggtgcctgatgtaaggctcgatcccacgatcatgacctgagcctaaaccaagagtcggacgctcaaccaaatgagccaccccattcatatttaaagtgttttaaagtttgttttaaggCTAGAAGATAAGATtactcttgttttaaattttttcaaaaaattttccacctttatttaaatgaattgacaaaaaaacattgtgtaagtttaaggtgtacaatgtgattatttgatatacatatatattgtgaaattattaccacaaatttgttagttaacatccatcacctcactaGTTACCttgcgtggtgtgtgtgtgtgtgtgtgtgttaataacatttaagatctactgtcttagcaaatttcagtttaTAATACactattgttaactacagtcatcaGGCTGTACGTTAGATCCCCAGGACTAACTCATCtgataactgcaagtttgtaccctttgaactacatctccccatttcccgcACCTacttggcaaccaccagtctactctgtttctgagtttgacttttttagactccacatatgaCAACATACAGtgttcgtctttctctgacttatttcacttagcataatgtccccaaggtccatccatgttgtctcaaatggcaggatatccttctttctcatggctgaatattattcacatttgtaatgtaaatattatttacattttcttgattcatttatccatcagtgCATAATTAAgtggtttccatgtcttggctattgtgaacaatacTTCaaagaaacatgggggtgcagatatctttttgagatagtgacttcatttcctttgaatatatacccagaagttggattcttgggtcatatggtagttctatttttaagttttttgaaaaGCCTccagttttccatagtggctgttccaatttacattcccaccaacagtgcagaacaATTCCGTTATCTTCACATTCTTGTCAACGCACATATCTCTtgctttttgataatagacattctaacagatgtgaagtgagatctcactgtggttttgatttgcatttctctaatgatcagtgatgttgagcatattttcaaggACCTGttagccatttatatatcttctgaGGAAAACAGTCTATGCAGATCTTaggcccattttaaaatcagatg from Leopardus geoffroyi isolate Oge1 chromosome X, O.geoffroyi_Oge1_pat1.0, whole genome shotgun sequence includes the following:
- the GPRASP1 gene encoding G-protein coupled receptor-associated sorting protein 1, with translation MTGAEIEHAAQEKPEKKAEEEIGGGAERKNKVPLVVRPKVRTQAQVMPGVRPKSDVMVVSGAKPKEETMAVGVVHTKNEAKVIPGVRPTDKAPSWTMTEYDGEEMLKREGVSQTNSIAWPLVSTEFESVAKTKTLSMDKELISVDTDSFPVTKVKSQLGIQPLFGSEEKSNVGSWWCPTPTFKQEISHNCDFRWVDRSCLNSWFWSGEEVSTQFRPRDRVKANARSRHKAKEEDMFRPNTNWEFCVSSAGSEDESIKTSWLWAREKANIWSMPKEETNNRSRFRSKKEVFESISGSECEDNVNSWLWAREEGKCRSKPRVRKGANVRARHRTKQEASIDFVSGSLDVVQKESWFWPGEKANNLSRPKFKKEAKARIMAKEKVKTKARARAKPETRSKEEFLIGTWFWAAEESSIVGGASVKYSSQVEDDSIFGSWFWTEEEASIETDASSKSRPSTEEESIGNFILGSGEKASMETGAEATSKSMLEDYKENVIVGSCFWISEETNLEAEEETIFGSWFWVSDGASMEVDIRASCVSRLRSEEEGVIGPWFWDGKEVDTEAEFGEARPGDEEESIFGSWFWAGNQAKMDSGAKVSCDTMPGAEEEPIIGSWFWNGIEACVGTEVSNKSTLKDKEEVIISSWFGTTEEVSIKYGTGARCKFMAEAEEINNESCFWDEEDPCIYTANGSRWKSRPEGEQDTVNSSFWSRKHTRPETIIRPWLQAAEEVSTDDGTGEETNPLTEEETMITSWFWKGDETIRVATDKEESRPDAEEEDIIGSWFWAGDEDRLKTAAEAREEDRLAAEEEAIVGSWFWARKEIIRKEAGFCNKCSPEAKEEEAIVGSSFWAEKEASMEAGASFESIPVTEEEEITSSVLVGSWFGAEKDNSIEVGPQAIEESRPRTEEEIIFGSWSCAAKEVSVEAETFCAFNPEDDEIIVESWFWSEEKAINETGTVVTCKTRPDNEEKAVFGSWFGAKDEANNRTDNGTNCETRTVDEEDDPIVGSWFWAGDEAHFESNPNPVFRAICRSRCSFEQEPDASHRPQSWEEVTVQFKPGPLGRVGFPSPIPFRFPKEAASMFFEMFGGKPKHMELNPEGEEQESLLQPDQPDPEFPFQYDPSYRSVREIREHLRARESAEPESWSCSCIQCELNIGSEEFEELLLLMDKIRDPFIHEISKIAMGMRSASQFTQDFIRDSGVVSLIETLLNYSSSRVRTSFLENMIRLAPPYPNLNMIQTYVCQMCEETLSYSLDSPEQISGIRMIRHLTTTTDYHTLVAKYMSGFLSLLAMGNTRTRFHVLKILLNLSENPVMTKELLSAEAMSEFMGLFNRKETNDNTQVVLAMFENIGNKIKKEMVLFTDDFSLEPLISAFHEVEEFARELQSKTNDQYDPEAGQ